CGGCCGCCCGCCGTCGTGGGCCGAGGTGGCCGACGGCCTCCAGGTCCACCTGATCGCAGGGCTCGCCCAATTCCTCCTGACGCCTCTCATCCTCTGGCTGGCGACCCTGACCCGCGGTTACGTGGTGCCAGTGGCGGCGGCGGGTTCCTTCGTCGTCGCCAACGTGGTCTTCAGCATGGCGCCCGGCGATCGATTCCTGTGGTGGCCTACGGCTCTGCCCGCCTGGACGGCGCAGGCCACGTGGCTACCGGACCTCTTCGTTCACCTCCCCGCTTGGTGGGTCGAGCTGCCGCCCCTGTTCGTCGTATTCGTGGCCCTGGCCGCAGTGACGGTGGCCCGCCGGGACGTGATGTGACCACGGGGCCGACGGTCGCCTCGGCTCGGGTGCTGCGCGCCGCCTCGGGTTGCCACGGACGCGGCGGCCGGTCCGGGACATCCTACGGAAAGGAGCGGAAGGAAGGCGCCGCGCCGCAAGCCCGCCGGTCCGGAGAACGCGGCCGGGTAGCGGCGCGGCGCCGGGGAGGAGGCGACGGCCATGCCGACCCTCTGGCCTTGGGTGATCACCTGGGGACTGATCCTGGCCAGCGGGCTCGCCCTGTGGGCCTTCGTGCGCCGGGCCCACTACCAGCGGAACCGGCGCGACAAGATCTAACCGCCCACCATCCACCGGGTCGATGCGGTTCCGCACTCCACTTTGGCCCGCGCCACGACGATCCCGAAGGGACCCAGGGCGTCCACGGTGGCGCGGTACGGC
This is a stretch of genomic DNA from Thermaerobacter sp. PB12/4term. It encodes these proteins:
- a CDS encoding histidine kinase; this encodes MPTLWPWVITWGLILASGLALWAFVRRAHYQRNRRDKI